In one Hymenobacter sp. DG25B genomic region, the following are encoded:
- a CDS encoding transglutaminase-like domain-containing protein, protein MLKFRSLLLGRLRLPRLLPVLALLLMAGGAMFARPGNPTEPMRTRHFTFEYSTTVHPAPQGAQELNLWLPMPHSDTWQDIDQLEITSPYPYEILPAQHGNRVLHLKLLSPPAADFTVTMRFSAVRREHRNPLQASLPAQARNPVPPADADLARWLAPDHLVPLDGQIRQWAQEVVSKAHATTPLAKAQAIYNHVVSTVKYDKTGQGWGQGDIYYACDARRGNCTDFHAVFIGYCRAVGIPARFSIGFPLPAQRGAGEIKGYHCWAEFYTPETGWVPIDASEAAKDPARRNYFFGAHDENRVEFTRGRDLTLAPSQQGQPLNYFIYPYAEVDGRPFTALEKQFRYADVSPVASPTR, encoded by the coding sequence TTGCTGAAATTCCGGAGTCTTTTGTTGGGGCGCCTGCGCCTGCCCCGGTTGCTGCCCGTGCTGGCCTTGCTGCTGATGGCTGGCGGCGCTATGTTTGCCCGCCCCGGAAACCCGACTGAACCCATGCGCACCCGCCATTTTACCTTTGAGTACTCCACCACGGTGCACCCGGCCCCGCAGGGCGCGCAGGAGCTGAACCTATGGCTGCCCATGCCGCATTCCGATACCTGGCAGGATATTGATCAGCTGGAAATTACTTCCCCTTATCCGTACGAGATACTGCCCGCCCAGCACGGAAACCGGGTGCTGCACCTGAAATTACTGAGTCCCCCGGCGGCAGATTTTACCGTAACCATGCGTTTTAGTGCCGTGCGCCGGGAGCACCGCAACCCGCTGCAGGCCTCGTTGCCGGCCCAGGCCCGCAACCCGGTACCGCCCGCCGATGCCGACCTGGCCCGCTGGCTGGCCCCCGACCACCTCGTGCCCCTGGACGGCCAGATCCGGCAGTGGGCGCAGGAAGTAGTGAGCAAGGCGCACGCCACTACGCCGCTGGCCAAAGCCCAGGCCATTTACAACCACGTGGTATCCACCGTGAAATACGATAAAACCGGGCAGGGCTGGGGCCAGGGAGATATTTACTATGCCTGCGACGCCCGCCGCGGCAACTGCACCGATTTTCACGCCGTGTTCATTGGTTATTGCCGGGCCGTGGGCATTCCCGCCCGCTTCAGCATCGGTTTCCCGCTGCCCGCCCAGCGCGGGGCCGGAGAAATTAAGGGCTACCACTGCTGGGCCGAGTTCTATACTCCGGAAACCGGCTGGGTGCCCATTGATGCCTCCGAAGCCGCCAAGGACCCGGCCCGCCGCAACTACTTCTTCGGGGCCCACGATGAAAACCGCGTGGAGTTTACCCGGGGCCGCGACCTGACCCTGGCCCCCAGCCAGCAAGGGCAGCCGCTGAATTACTTCATCTACCCATACGCCGAGGTAGATGGCCGGCCCTTCACAGCTCTGGAAAAGCAGTTTCGCTACGCGGATGTTAGCCCGGTAGCCAGCCCCACCCGCTAG
- a CDS encoding VOC family protein — protein MLPLLRIHHIAIICTQYAVSKRFYTEILGLCALREVYRADRDSWKLDLSLGGEYIIELFSFPAPPVRPTRPEAAGLRHLAFAVADLEATIHRLDAHDVASEPIRVDEFTGRRFTFIEDPDGLPLEFYEV, from the coding sequence ATGCTACCGCTACTTCGTATTCATCATATCGCCATTATCTGCACCCAGTACGCCGTTTCGAAGCGGTTTTACACCGAGATACTGGGCCTGTGTGCCCTGCGGGAAGTATACCGGGCCGACCGGGACTCCTGGAAGCTGGACCTATCTCTGGGCGGCGAATACATTATAGAGCTGTTCTCGTTTCCGGCACCGCCCGTGCGGCCCACCCGCCCCGAGGCCGCCGGCCTGCGCCACCTGGCCTTCGCCGTGGCTGATCTGGAGGCTACCATTCACCGACTGGATGCGCACGATGTCGCCTCGGAGCCCATTCGGGTAGATGAGTTCACGGGGCGGCGCTTCACGTTTATTGAGGACCCGGATGGGCTGCCGCTAGAGTTTTATGAGGTCTGA
- the serA gene encoding phosphoglycerate dehydrogenase has translation MPQSSPPLPYLIIDFDSTFTQVEGLDELADIALQGSPDRERIVGEIRALTDQGMSGNLSFAESLQQRLALLPARREHIGQLVERLKGLVSESIRRNQAFFHQFAGRIYVVSSGFREFIEPVVAEFGIGPDFVLANTFTYDAEGRITGFDAENVLSQNGGKILQLRQLDLEGDVYVLGDGYTDYQIREAGLANRFYAFTENVSREAVVSRADEVLPSFDEFLYQNKLPMTLSYPKNRIKVLLLENPDPRAAELFRQEGYQVDLVPGGLDEDELVERIEGVSILGIRSKTQVTPRVLEAANRLIAIGAFCIGTNQIALTECMKKGVAVFNAPFSNTRSVVELALGEIIVLARRIPEKNPKMHQGEWDKSAKGAFEIRGKKLGIIGYGNIGAQLSVVAEAVGMQVLYFDIAEKLQLGNAVKCRTLDELLQQADIVTMHVDGRPENTNLIGAREFALMKPGTIFLNNARGHVVDVPALADAIRSGHLGGAAVDVFPYEPKTNHETFESELRGLPNVLLTPHIGGSTSEAQRNIAEFVPERLMQYVNTGNTQQSVNFPNIQLPVQQAHRLIHIHHNVPGVLARINNVLAAHSVNILGQYLKTNEHIGYVITDIDKEYEQEVIGELRKVEHTIKFRVLY, from the coding sequence ATGCCTCAGTCGTCGCCACCACTTCCTTATCTTATTATTGATTTCGACAGCACTTTTACCCAAGTTGAAGGGCTGGATGAGCTGGCCGACATTGCCCTGCAGGGCAGCCCCGACCGGGAAAGGATTGTGGGCGAAATCCGGGCCCTTACGGACCAGGGCATGAGTGGCAATCTGAGTTTTGCGGAGTCGTTGCAGCAACGGCTGGCGCTGCTGCCGGCCCGGCGCGAGCATATCGGGCAGCTGGTGGAGCGGCTGAAAGGGCTGGTTTCCGAAAGCATCCGGCGCAACCAGGCGTTTTTTCACCAGTTTGCCGGCCGCATTTACGTGGTCAGCAGCGGCTTCCGGGAGTTTATTGAGCCGGTAGTGGCCGAGTTTGGCATCGGCCCCGATTTCGTGCTGGCCAACACCTTCACCTACGACGCAGAAGGCCGCATCACCGGCTTCGACGCCGAAAACGTGCTCAGCCAGAACGGCGGCAAAATCCTGCAATTGCGCCAGCTGGACCTGGAGGGCGACGTGTACGTGCTCGGCGACGGCTACACCGACTACCAGATTCGGGAAGCGGGCCTGGCCAACCGTTTCTACGCCTTCACGGAAAACGTCAGCCGCGAGGCCGTGGTGTCCCGCGCCGATGAAGTCCTACCCTCTTTCGACGAATTTCTTTACCAGAATAAACTGCCCATGACGCTCTCCTACCCCAAAAACCGCATTAAGGTCCTGCTCCTTGAAAACCCCGACCCGCGCGCGGCCGAGCTGTTCCGGCAGGAAGGCTACCAGGTAGACCTGGTGCCCGGCGGCCTCGATGAAGACGAGCTGGTGGAGCGCATTGAGGGCGTGAGCATTCTGGGCATTCGCTCCAAAACGCAGGTGACGCCCCGCGTGCTGGAAGCCGCCAACCGCCTCATAGCCATTGGCGCCTTCTGCATCGGCACCAACCAGATAGCCCTTACGGAGTGTATGAAAAAAGGCGTGGCTGTATTCAACGCTCCTTTCTCCAACACCCGCTCCGTGGTAGAGCTGGCCTTGGGCGAAATCATTGTACTGGCGCGCCGCATTCCGGAAAAGAACCCCAAAATGCATCAGGGTGAGTGGGATAAGTCCGCCAAGGGTGCGTTTGAAATCCGGGGTAAGAAGCTGGGCATCATCGGCTACGGCAATATTGGCGCGCAGCTTTCGGTGGTAGCCGAGGCCGTGGGCATGCAGGTGCTTTACTTTGATATTGCCGAAAAGCTGCAGCTGGGTAATGCCGTAAAGTGCCGCACCCTGGACGAGCTCCTGCAGCAGGCTGACATTGTAACCATGCACGTGGATGGCCGCCCGGAAAACACCAACCTCATCGGGGCCCGGGAGTTTGCGCTTATGAAGCCCGGCACTATCTTCCTCAACAATGCCCGCGGCCACGTGGTAGACGTGCCCGCCCTGGCCGATGCCATCCGCTCGGGCCACCTGGGCGGCGCGGCCGTAGATGTTTTCCCCTACGAGCCCAAAACCAATCACGAAACCTTCGAAAGCGAGCTACGCGGCCTGCCCAACGTGCTGCTCACGCCCCACATTGGCGGCAGCACCTCGGAGGCCCAGCGCAACATCGCGGAGTTTGTGCCCGAGCGCCTGATGCAGTACGTGAACACCGGCAACACCCAGCAGAGCGTCAACTTCCCCAACATTCAGCTGCCGGTACAGCAGGCTCACCGCCTCATTCACATTCACCACAACGTGCCCGGCGTGCTGGCCCGCATCAACAACGTGCTGGCCGCCCACTCCGTGAACATTCTCGGCCAGTATCTCAAAACCAACGAGCACATCGGTTATGTAATTACCGATATCGACAAGGAGTACGAGCAGGAGGTAATTGGCGAGCTGCGCAAGGTGGAGCACACTATTAAGTTTCGGGTGCTGTACTAG
- a CDS encoding D-alanyl-D-alanine carboxypeptidase/D-alanyl-D-alanine-endopeptidase translates to MHRKLYFLLLLLGFGVAFQAAANDEEEAAELALFGKNGPHWLYKLVAHSPVLRQHHVGLSITDAATGERLFSYRDEEYFVPASTMKLFSLYAGLHLLGDSLPSLRYVVRQDSLIFWGTGDPTLLHGDVPSRAAFQFLQRRPEKLFYAQIPCVEPFGPGWSWDDYNYYYQPERGPFPIYGHTVRFYARAGKAQPLVLPQVFTASIEPAPSGYLNRSDHVRRAVLENKFFVMPIQKNWVDETPFRTSPALLMSLLQDTLHRPILPAPWQARAQEQVHTLAGLPVDSLYRRMIQVSDNFLAEQLLLMCSSRLGPDSLNTARTIRTMKQRYLHDLPDAPVWVDGSGLSRQNLITPRDMTVLLLKLHQEVPEQRLLSLLAAGGGHGTLRRLYHDQRGPWVWGKTGTLSNTHNLAGYLRTKKGRLLAFSFMNNNHVQESSAIRQEMQKVLAQVRERM, encoded by the coding sequence ATGCACCGCAAACTTTACTTCCTGCTACTTCTGCTGGGCTTTGGTGTAGCTTTTCAGGCTGCGGCCAATGATGAAGAGGAGGCGGCCGAACTGGCTTTATTCGGTAAGAACGGCCCCCATTGGCTGTATAAGCTGGTGGCACACTCGCCGGTCCTCCGGCAGCACCATGTAGGCCTTAGTATTACCGATGCCGCCACGGGGGAGCGGCTGTTCAGCTACCGCGACGAAGAATACTTTGTGCCGGCCAGTACCATGAAGCTGTTCAGTTTGTACGCCGGCCTGCATCTGCTGGGTGACTCCCTGCCCAGCCTGCGCTACGTGGTGCGCCAGGATTCCCTCATCTTCTGGGGCACCGGCGACCCTACCCTGCTGCACGGCGACGTGCCTTCCCGGGCCGCTTTTCAGTTCCTGCAGCGCCGCCCCGAAAAGCTGTTCTACGCCCAAATTCCCTGCGTTGAGCCCTTCGGACCCGGCTGGAGCTGGGACGACTACAACTACTATTACCAGCCGGAGCGCGGCCCATTTCCCATCTATGGCCACACCGTGCGCTTCTACGCCCGCGCCGGTAAAGCCCAGCCCCTGGTGCTGCCGCAGGTATTCACGGCCAGCATTGAGCCCGCCCCCTCGGGCTACCTCAACCGTTCCGACCATGTGCGACGGGCGGTGCTGGAAAATAAGTTCTTCGTGATGCCCATCCAGAAAAATTGGGTGGATGAAACCCCTTTCCGCACCAGCCCGGCTCTGCTGATGTCGTTGCTGCAGGATACCCTGCACCGGCCTATCCTGCCCGCGCCGTGGCAGGCGCGGGCACAGGAGCAGGTGCACACCCTGGCCGGCCTGCCCGTCGATTCCTTGTACCGGCGCATGATTCAGGTGAGCGACAACTTCCTGGCCGAGCAGCTGCTACTGATGTGCTCCAGCCGCCTGGGCCCCGATTCCCTGAATACGGCCCGCACCATTCGCACCATGAAACAGCGGTACCTGCATGATTTGCCCGATGCACCCGTGTGGGTAGACGGCTCCGGCCTCTCCCGCCAGAACCTCATCACCCCCCGGGACATGACCGTGCTGCTGCTGAAGCTGCACCAGGAAGTGCCCGAGCAGCGCCTGCTCAGCCTGCTGGCCGCCGGAGGCGGGCACGGCACGCTCCGCCGCCTCTACCACGACCAGCGCGGCCCCTGGGTGTGGGGCAAAACCGGCACCCTTTCCAACACGCACAACCTGGCCGGCTACCTGCGCACCAAAAAAGGCCGCTTACTGGCCTTCAGCTTCATGAATAACAACCACGTGCAGGAATCCAGCGCCATCCGCCAGGAGATGCAGAAGGTGCTGGCTCAGGTGCGGGAGCGGATGTAA
- a CDS encoding CTP synthase produces MPDRILPPTAATAKFIFVTGGVTSSLGKGIISASLAKLLQARGFRVTIQKFDPYINIDPGTLNPYEHGECYVTDDGAETDLDLGHYERFLNVPTSQANNVTTGRIYNHVISKEREGAYLGKTVQVVPHITDEIKRRMLLLGQDDKFDVVITEIGGCIGDIESLPFVEAVRQLRWELPPNDSLVIHLTLLPYLKAAGELKTKPTQHSVRDLREAGLQPDILVCRSEYPIPAEMRRKIALFCNVKINSVIESLDADSIYSVPLLMLKEQLDDRVIKKMKLTGGTTLPDLEAWKDFLGRLKNPTEEVTIALVGKYVELPDAYKSINESFVHAGAQNECKVTVRSIQSENINADNVAQLLHGVDGVLVAPGFGERGFEGKVAAIKYVRENGIPFFGICLGMQCAVVEFARNVLGLKDASSTEMDPHTSAPVIAMMEEQKSITQKGGTMRLGAYDCELRKGSKAAKAYARNHISERHRHRYEFNNEYLQQFEQAGMLASGINPDTGLVEVVELANHPWFVGGQFHPELKSTVQNPHPLFVRFVKAAIQYHKGQF; encoded by the coding sequence ATGCCAGACCGAATTCTCCCCCCCACGGCTGCAACGGCCAAGTTCATTTTCGTAACCGGAGGAGTGACCTCCTCGCTGGGCAAAGGCATCATTTCGGCCTCCCTGGCCAAGCTGCTGCAAGCCCGCGGCTTCCGCGTCACCATCCAAAAGTTCGACCCCTACATCAACATCGACCCCGGCACGCTGAACCCCTATGAACACGGGGAATGCTACGTGACCGACGACGGTGCCGAGACTGATCTGGACCTGGGCCACTACGAGCGTTTTCTGAACGTACCTACCTCCCAGGCCAACAACGTTACCACGGGGCGCATCTACAACCACGTCATCAGCAAGGAGCGCGAAGGCGCCTACCTCGGCAAGACAGTGCAAGTGGTGCCGCACATCACCGATGAGATTAAGCGGCGCATGCTGCTGCTGGGTCAGGACGATAAGTTCGACGTGGTTATCACCGAAATCGGGGGCTGCATTGGCGACATTGAGAGCCTGCCCTTTGTGGAGGCCGTACGCCAGCTGCGCTGGGAATTGCCACCGAATGACTCTTTGGTGATTCACCTCACCCTGCTGCCCTACCTGAAAGCGGCCGGCGAGCTGAAAACCAAGCCCACCCAGCACTCCGTGCGCGACCTGCGCGAAGCCGGCCTGCAGCCCGATATTCTGGTGTGCCGCTCGGAGTACCCCATTCCGGCCGAAATGCGCCGCAAAATTGCGCTGTTCTGTAACGTCAAAATCAACTCTGTTATCGAGAGTCTGGATGCGGACAGCATCTACTCGGTGCCGCTGCTGATGCTGAAGGAGCAGCTCGACGACCGGGTTATCAAGAAAATGAAGCTGACCGGCGGTACTACGCTGCCCGATCTGGAAGCCTGGAAAGACTTCCTGGGCCGCCTGAAAAACCCCACTGAGGAAGTAACCATTGCGCTGGTAGGCAAATACGTGGAGCTCCCCGACGCCTACAAGTCCATCAACGAATCCTTTGTGCACGCCGGCGCGCAGAACGAGTGCAAAGTGACCGTACGCAGCATTCAGTCCGAGAACATTAACGCCGATAACGTGGCCCAGCTGCTGCACGGCGTAGATGGCGTGCTGGTAGCCCCTGGCTTTGGCGAGCGGGGTTTTGAGGGCAAAGTAGCGGCCATTAAATATGTGCGCGAAAACGGCATTCCGTTCTTCGGCATTTGCCTGGGCATGCAGTGCGCCGTGGTAGAGTTTGCCCGCAACGTGCTGGGGCTGAAAGATGCCAGCTCTACGGAGATGGACCCGCACACCAGTGCCCCCGTCATTGCCATGATGGAGGAGCAGAAAAGCATCACCCAGAAGGGCGGTACCATGCGCCTGGGCGCTTACGACTGCGAGCTGCGCAAGGGCTCCAAAGCCGCCAAAGCTTACGCCCGCAACCACATCAGTGAGCGGCACCGCCACCGCTACGAGTTCAACAACGAGTACCTGCAGCAGTTTGAGCAGGCCGGCATGCTGGCCTCGGGCATCAACCCCGACACCGGCCTGGTGGAAGTGGTAGAGCTGGCCAACCACCCCTGGTTTGTGGGCGGGCAGTTTCACCCGGAGCTTAAAAGCACCGTGCAAAACCCGCACCCGCTATTTGTGCGCTTTGTGAAAGCGGCCATTCAGTACCACAAGGGTCAGTTTTAG
- the yidC gene encoding membrane protein insertase YidC: MDRNQATGLFLISAMLLAYLFFFRPTPKEPVAEKAVTTASAKVVADSTVSAPLDSATAVRTLGAFATAAQGTAQQVELKNDRLAMSFSTKGGRIEAVRLNEYKTFFGQPLFLFDKQSAQMDLSLRTNDGRTVKFSDLYFQPTQVQPVTVDNKKGQQLAFTASVAGGTIQQLYTLFDNSYEVGYDLRLNGLNTVVAQQPLTFTFVDHVRQTEQDKQQNRNHSTINHYLANDDHGALAEASEKPEELVVNEPLKWAAHKHDFFVAGIIANSTFATGKFVSNVNLADSTFIKTLSTTLTIPAADVQQGKAQMRFFFGPNSFSLLKDVAPGFDRNVYLGWGLFRWVNRFVVLPVFHVLEQFISSYGIIIAILVVLIKLVTWPLTYKTYVSQARMKVLKPEIDQIKEKYADDQVKQQSETMKLYQSMGVSPLSGCVPMLLTIPILFAMFQFFPNAIELRQQPFLWAKDLSTYDVFIKLPFYVKWYGDHVSMFTLLMTLSTLLMTWQSNQMNTAMQGPMKMYSYLMPVIFMFVLNSFSAGLTWYYFMSNIVTFAQQAITRRFVDDSKIRQQLEANKVKNKDKKPSGFQARLAEAMKATQERESDARKEGKKKK, from the coding sequence ATGGATAGAAATCAAGCAACCGGCCTGTTTTTAATTTCGGCCATGCTCCTCGCCTACCTGTTTTTCTTCCGGCCCACGCCGAAGGAGCCAGTTGCCGAAAAAGCCGTTACCACTGCCTCGGCCAAAGTAGTGGCCGATAGCACGGTAAGCGCCCCGCTGGATTCGGCCACGGCCGTGCGCACGCTGGGTGCCTTTGCTACCGCCGCGCAAGGCACTGCCCAGCAGGTAGAGTTGAAGAACGACCGTCTGGCTATGTCTTTCTCTACGAAAGGCGGCCGGATTGAAGCCGTTCGACTGAATGAGTACAAGACCTTCTTCGGGCAGCCGCTGTTCCTGTTTGATAAGCAGAGCGCCCAGATGGACCTGAGCCTGCGCACCAACGACGGGCGCACGGTGAAGTTCTCGGACCTGTATTTCCAGCCCACGCAGGTGCAGCCCGTTACGGTAGACAACAAAAAAGGCCAGCAGCTCGCTTTCACGGCCAGTGTGGCCGGTGGCACTATCCAGCAGCTTTATACCCTGTTCGATAACAGCTATGAAGTAGGCTACGACCTGCGCCTGAATGGCCTGAACACGGTGGTAGCGCAGCAGCCGCTCACGTTCACCTTCGTGGACCACGTGCGCCAGACCGAGCAGGACAAGCAGCAGAACCGCAACCACTCCACTATCAACCACTACCTGGCCAACGACGACCACGGCGCCCTGGCCGAGGCCAGCGAGAAGCCCGAGGAGCTGGTGGTGAACGAGCCCCTGAAATGGGCCGCCCACAAGCACGACTTCTTCGTGGCCGGTATTATTGCCAACTCCACCTTCGCCACCGGTAAGTTTGTGTCGAATGTGAACCTGGCCGATTCCACCTTCATCAAAACCCTCAGCACTACGCTTACCATTCCCGCCGCCGATGTGCAGCAGGGCAAGGCGCAGATGCGGTTCTTCTTCGGTCCTAACTCCTTCAGCCTGCTGAAGGACGTAGCGCCCGGCTTCGACCGGAACGTGTACCTGGGCTGGGGCCTGTTCCGCTGGGTAAACCGCTTTGTGGTGCTGCCCGTGTTCCACGTGCTGGAGCAGTTCATCAGCTCCTACGGTATCATCATTGCCATTCTGGTAGTACTGATTAAGCTGGTAACCTGGCCTTTGACTTACAAAACTTACGTGTCGCAGGCGCGCATGAAGGTGCTGAAGCCGGAGATTGACCAGATCAAGGAAAAGTACGCCGATGATCAGGTAAAGCAGCAGTCGGAAACGATGAAGCTGTATCAGAGTATGGGCGTTTCGCCGCTCAGTGGCTGCGTGCCCATGCTGCTGACGATTCCGATTCTGTTTGCCATGTTCCAGTTCTTCCCCAACGCCATTGAGCTGCGCCAGCAGCCCTTCCTGTGGGCCAAGGACCTGAGCACCTACGACGTGTTCATTAAGCTTCCCTTCTACGTGAAATGGTACGGCGACCATGTGAGCATGTTTACCCTGCTGATGACCCTTTCCACGCTGCTGATGACCTGGCAGAGTAACCAGATGAACACGGCCATGCAGGGCCCCATGAAAATGTACAGCTACCTGATGCCGGTTATTTTCATGTTCGTGCTGAACAGCTTCTCGGCCGGTCTTACCTGGTACTACTTCATGTCGAACATCGTCACCTTCGCGCAGCAGGCCATTACCCGCCGCTTTGTAGACGACTCCAAGATTCGGCAGCAGTTGGAGGCTAACAAGGTGAAAAACAAAGACAAAAAGCCCAGCGGCTTCCAGGCCCGCCTGGCCGAGGCCATGAAGGCCACGCAGGAGCGTGAGTCGGATGCCCGCAAGGAAGGCAAGAAGAAAAAGTAA
- a CDS encoding DUF6438 domain-containing protein, translating into MRLLFGFLLLMGFSFPPARAQQGSTNKPIRYTPPKTKPAVSAPQVLLDTPVVAPKTQASAKLPVLIFEKTPCFGRCPAYKATVYRNGHLSYEGLSNVPLLGQHELQLPAATVNHILKEAQRIGFARLQGVYSQNTSDLPSTYLSILQPDCNLKEVRVEEGAPEELNKLLLYVHEQIMKVALPPTK; encoded by the coding sequence ATGCGTTTACTTTTCGGTTTTCTGTTGCTGATGGGCTTTTCCTTCCCGCCCGCCCGTGCGCAGCAGGGCTCCACCAACAAGCCCATCCGCTATACCCCGCCCAAGACCAAACCGGCGGTATCGGCTCCCCAGGTTTTGCTGGATACTCCGGTGGTTGCCCCCAAAACCCAGGCCAGTGCAAAGCTGCCGGTACTGATTTTCGAGAAAACACCCTGCTTTGGCCGCTGCCCGGCCTACAAAGCCACCGTTTACCGCAACGGCCACCTGAGCTACGAAGGTTTGAGCAACGTGCCGCTGCTGGGCCAACATGAGCTGCAGTTGCCCGCTGCTACCGTAAATCATATCCTGAAAGAAGCCCAACGCATCGGCTTTGCCCGGCTGCAGGGCGTGTATTCCCAAAACACCTCCGACCTACCCTCCACCTACCTTTCCATCCTTCAGCCCGACTGTAACCTAAAGGAAGTGCGCGTAGAAGAAGGCGCCCCGGAAGAGCTGAATAAGCTGCTGCTGTACGTTCACGAGCAGATTATGAAAGTAGCCCTGCCGCCAACTAAGTAG
- a CDS encoding ABC transporter substrate-binding protein, translating to MVFLLVPALAGCGGSEQATDARRVFRYNQPEALTSLDPAFARNQANIWATTQLYNGLVELDEQLKPGPSIARRYSISPNGRQYTFTLRPNVFFHDSDVFTNGKGRRVTAQDFVYSFRRLLDAPTASPGGWIFRGKVLENAQGEPSDTCFVAVNDSTLRIHLQEPFIPFLGILTMPYAYVVPREAVQRYGKDFREHPVGTGPFVFKEWDEGNAIVYHRNPRYWKKDAQGKQLPYLDAVQISFIQDRKTEFLTFMQGRLDFLSGIRAGSRDLIMHPDGTVREDFKGKFQLQKVPYLNTEYLGLQQDPTNLRGEAANPALRDKRVRQALSYAINRPELLAYFLNNVGVPGTSGFVPASLPSFSQKLVPGYTYQPEKARELLRDAGFGPGKPLRLRLTTVAERKEVCEYLQKNWADVGVQVEIDVNQSAAQQEMVDNGRAAFFTKSWLGDYPDAENYLALFYSKNFSPAGPNKTHFKNATYDKLYEQAKLEQDLNKRYDLYRQMDRIIVEECPVITLYYDEVVRLTQNNVRGLMPNPMNQLVLERVRKE from the coding sequence ATGGTCTTTCTGCTCGTTCCTGCCCTGGCGGGCTGCGGCGGCAGCGAGCAAGCCACCGATGCCCGACGCGTATTCCGCTACAACCAGCCCGAGGCGCTTACCTCCCTGGACCCCGCCTTTGCCCGCAACCAGGCCAATATTTGGGCCACCACGCAGCTCTACAATGGGCTGGTAGAGCTGGATGAGCAGCTAAAGCCGGGCCCCTCTATTGCCCGCCGCTACAGCATCTCGCCCAACGGTCGCCAATATACCTTCACGCTGCGCCCCAATGTGTTTTTTCACGATTCTGATGTGTTTACCAACGGCAAAGGCCGCCGGGTAACGGCCCAGGACTTCGTGTACAGCTTCCGCCGCCTGCTGGATGCCCCCACCGCCAGCCCCGGCGGCTGGATTTTCCGGGGTAAGGTGCTGGAAAATGCCCAGGGCGAACCATCCGATACCTGCTTTGTAGCCGTGAACGACTCCACCCTGCGCATTCACCTGCAGGAGCCCTTTATTCCCTTTCTGGGGATCCTGACCATGCCCTACGCTTATGTAGTGCCCCGGGAGGCGGTGCAGCGTTACGGTAAGGATTTTCGGGAGCACCCGGTAGGCACCGGGCCTTTTGTATTTAAGGAGTGGGATGAAGGCAATGCCATTGTGTACCACCGCAACCCCCGCTACTGGAAAAAGGATGCCCAGGGTAAGCAGCTGCCCTACCTAGATGCCGTACAGATCAGCTTTATCCAGGACCGCAAAACCGAGTTCCTGACCTTTATGCAGGGCCGCCTGGATTTCCTGAGCGGCATCCGGGCCGGCTCCCGGGACCTGATTATGCACCCCGATGGCACCGTGCGTGAGGACTTCAAAGGCAAATTTCAGCTGCAGAAAGTGCCTTACCTCAACACGGAATACCTCGGCCTGCAGCAGGACCCCACCAACCTGCGCGGGGAGGCCGCCAACCCGGCCTTGCGCGACAAGCGCGTGCGTCAGGCCCTGAGCTACGCTATTAACCGCCCGGAGCTGCTGGCTTATTTTCTGAATAATGTGGGGGTGCCCGGCACCTCCGGCTTTGTGCCGGCCTCGCTGCCCTCCTTCAGCCAAAAGCTGGTGCCCGGTTATACCTATCAGCCGGAAAAAGCCCGGGAGCTGCTGCGGGACGCCGGTTTTGGTCCCGGCAAGCCGCTGCGCCTGCGCCTGACTACCGTGGCCGAGCGCAAAGAAGTGTGCGAATACCTGCAGAAGAACTGGGCCGATGTGGGCGTGCAGGTCGAAATCGATGTCAATCAATCGGCCGCGCAGCAGGAAATGGTGGACAATGGGCGCGCCGCCTTTTTTACCAAGTCCTGGCTGGGCGACTACCCCGACGCGGAAAACTACCTGGCCCTGTTCTACAGCAAAAACTTCTCCCCGGCCGGCCCCAACAAAACGCACTTCAAAAACGCCACCTACGACAAGCTCTACGAGCAGGCCAAGCTGGAGCAGGACCTCAACAAGCGCTACGACCTCTACCGGCAGATGGACCGCATCATCGTGGAAGAATGCCCCGTCATTACCCTGTATTACGACGAAGTGGTGCGCCTTACCCAGAACAACGTGCGCGGCCTCATGCCTAACCCCATGAACCAGCTGGTACTGGAACGGGTGCGGAAAGAGTAG